The following proteins are encoded in a genomic region of Glycine soja cultivar W05 chromosome 17, ASM419377v2, whole genome shotgun sequence:
- the LOC114392404 gene encoding tRNA 2'-phosphotransferase 1-like isoform X2, translating to MFASVTNSSTNILRHCALLRPRVTPIFLSLLHRLGASAPMDNNARSNPFSSYAHASPSTGRGKAFDMRNDRERTRGRGGGSGSGKDKIDSLGRLLTRILRHMASELNLNMRSDGYVKVNDLLKLNLKTFANIPLKLHTIDDIREAVRKDNKQRFSLLEENGELLIRANQGHTVKAVETESLLKPILSAEEFPVCVHGTYRKNLESILGSGLKRMKRLHVHFSCGLPTDGEVISAWIYSHHFIPLQPICWRVETSELEIPFFWLTRELLCPLKFV from the exons ATGTTTGCTTCAGTGACCAACAGCAGCACCAATATTTTACGCCACTGCGCTCTCCTGCGTCCACGTGTCACTCCCATATTCCTCTCTCTGCTTCACAGGCTCGGTGCCTCAGCTCCAATGGACAACAATGCCCGCAGCAACCCCTTCTCCTCGTACGCTCACGCCTCTCCGAG CACTGGCAGAGGAAAGGCTTTTGATATGAGAAATGATAGAGAGAGAACAAGAGGGCGTGGAGGTGGGAGTGGCTCAGGAAAGGACAAAATTGATTCTCTTGGTAGACTCCT GACACGAATTTTACGGCATATGGCATCtgaattgaatttgaatatgcGGAGTGATGGTTATGTAAAAGTTAATGATTTGCTAAAGCTGAATCTGAAGACATTTGCTAATATTCCACTGAAATTGCACACTATTGATGATATTAGGGAG GCTGTTCGAAAAGATAATAAGCAGCGGTTTAGCCTCTTAGAAGAGAATGGGGAACTACTAATACGTGCAAACCAAGGCCACACAGTAAAG GCCGTTGAAactgaaagcttgttgaaaccAATCCTTTCAGCCGAAGAATTTCCAG TTTGTGTGCATGGAACCTACAGAAAGAACCTGGAATCAATTCTAGGATCTGGTCTGAAGCGCATGAAGAGATTGCATGTTCATTTTTCTTGTGGTTTACCAACAGATGGAGAAGTAATTAGTG CTTGGATCTATTCGCATCACTTTATCCCTTTGCAACCTATCTGTTGGAGGGTGGAGACCTCGGAATTGGAAATCCCCTTTTTTTGGCTGACAAGGGAGTTACTGTGTCCTTTGAAATTTGTTTAG
- the LOC114392404 gene encoding tRNA 2'-phosphotransferase 1-like isoform X1: MFASVTNSSTNILRHCALLRPRVTPIFLSLLHRLGASAPMDNNARSNPFSSYAHASPSTGRGKAFDMRNDRERTRGRGGGSGSGKDKIDSLGRLLTRILRHMASELNLNMRSDGYVKVNDLLKLNLKTFANIPLKLHTIDDIREAVRKDNKQRFSLLEENGELLIRANQGHTVKAVETESLLKPILSAEEFPVCVHGTYRKNLESILGSGLKRMKRLHVHFSCGLPTDGEVISGMRQDVNVLIFLDVRKALEEGMKLYISDNKVILTEGFDGVVPAKYFEKIESWPSRQPIPF, translated from the exons ATGTTTGCTTCAGTGACCAACAGCAGCACCAATATTTTACGCCACTGCGCTCTCCTGCGTCCACGTGTCACTCCCATATTCCTCTCTCTGCTTCACAGGCTCGGTGCCTCAGCTCCAATGGACAACAATGCCCGCAGCAACCCCTTCTCCTCGTACGCTCACGCCTCTCCGAG CACTGGCAGAGGAAAGGCTTTTGATATGAGAAATGATAGAGAGAGAACAAGAGGGCGTGGAGGTGGGAGTGGCTCAGGAAAGGACAAAATTGATTCTCTTGGTAGACTCCT GACACGAATTTTACGGCATATGGCATCtgaattgaatttgaatatgcGGAGTGATGGTTATGTAAAAGTTAATGATTTGCTAAAGCTGAATCTGAAGACATTTGCTAATATTCCACTGAAATTGCACACTATTGATGATATTAGGGAG GCTGTTCGAAAAGATAATAAGCAGCGGTTTAGCCTCTTAGAAGAGAATGGGGAACTACTAATACGTGCAAACCAAGGCCACACAGTAAAG GCCGTTGAAactgaaagcttgttgaaaccAATCCTTTCAGCCGAAGAATTTCCAG TTTGTGTGCATGGAACCTACAGAAAGAACCTGGAATCAATTCTAGGATCTGGTCTGAAGCGCATGAAGAGATTGCATGTTCATTTTTCTTGTGGTTTACCAACAGATGGAGAAGTAATTAGTG GTATGAGGCAGGATGTCAATGTTCTGATCTTTCTAGACGTTAGAAAAGCATTAGAAG AAGGTATGAAGCTTTACATTTCTGACAACAAGGTGATCTTGACGGAAGGTTTTGATGGTGTTGTTCCTGCCAAGTATTTTGAAAAGATAGAATCATGGCCCAGCAGACAGCCCATTCCTTTTTAA
- the LOC114392670 gene encoding glucose-induced degradation protein 8 homolog isoform X1 — MDVDPCQYEQIAINEKDVNNIILSYLIHNCYKESSESFISCTGMKQPADHLENMEKRKSSKASLMDKFHSSLGIFHHALEGNVLKAIELTGQLAQDILENNNDLLFDLLSLHFVDLVCSKEWAEALEFAQTKLSPFSVKEQKYMEKIEGFMSLLAYENPVECPMFHLIGLDYRQQVVDSLNQTILAHFNLPIHTAMERLIQQTSVVRQCLSQEDGGPPPFSLKDFLKSQ; from the exons ATGGACGTTGATCCTTGCCAATACGAACAAATT GCTATAAATGAAAAAGATGTCAACAACATCATTCTGTCATACCTTATACATAATTGCTACAAAGAGTCATCAGAGTCATTCATTTCTTGCACTGGGATGAAGCAGCCTGCAGATCATTTGGAGAacatggaaaaaagaaaaa GTAGTAAGGCCTCCTTGATGGATAAATTTCATTCATCTTTAGGAATCTTTCACCATGCATTGGAGGGAAATGTACTTAAGGCGATTGAGCTCACAGGGCAGCTGGCACAGGATATTCTGGAGAACAATAACGATTTGCTGTTTGATCTTCTAAGCCTTCATTTTGTAGACCTTGTCTGCTCTAAGGAATG GGCAGAAGCTTTGGAGTTTGCTCAGACCAAGTTGAGTCCTTTTAGTGTGAAGGAGCAGAAATATATGGAAAAAATAGAA GGTTTTATGTCCCTTCTTGCTTATGAGAATCCAGTGGAATGCCCAATGTTTCATCTGATTGGCTTAGACTATCGGCAACAAGTTGTGGATAGTTTGAATCAAACTATTCTCG CACACTTTAACCTTCCCATCCACACTGCCATGGAGCGGCTTATACAACAGACCTCAGTAGTTAGACAATGCTTAAGCCAGGAG GATGGGGGGCCTCCACCATTTTCCTTGAAGGATTTTCTTAAAAGTCAATGA
- the LOC114392670 gene encoding glucose-induced degradation protein 8 homolog isoform X3, whose amino-acid sequence MKQPADHLENMEKRKSSKASLMDKFHSSLGIFHHALEGNVLKAIELTGQLAQDILENNNDLLFDLLSLHFVDLVCSKEWAEALEFAQTKLSPFSVKEQKYMEKIEGFMSLLAYENPVECPMFHLIGLDYRQQVVDSLNQTILAHFNLPIHTAMERLIQQTSVVRQCLSQEDGGPPPFSLKDFLKSQ is encoded by the exons ATGAAGCAGCCTGCAGATCATTTGGAGAacatggaaaaaagaaaaa GTAGTAAGGCCTCCTTGATGGATAAATTTCATTCATCTTTAGGAATCTTTCACCATGCATTGGAGGGAAATGTACTTAAGGCGATTGAGCTCACAGGGCAGCTGGCACAGGATATTCTGGAGAACAATAACGATTTGCTGTTTGATCTTCTAAGCCTTCATTTTGTAGACCTTGTCTGCTCTAAGGAATG GGCAGAAGCTTTGGAGTTTGCTCAGACCAAGTTGAGTCCTTTTAGTGTGAAGGAGCAGAAATATATGGAAAAAATAGAA GGTTTTATGTCCCTTCTTGCTTATGAGAATCCAGTGGAATGCCCAATGTTTCATCTGATTGGCTTAGACTATCGGCAACAAGTTGTGGATAGTTTGAATCAAACTATTCTCG CACACTTTAACCTTCCCATCCACACTGCCATGGAGCGGCTTATACAACAGACCTCAGTAGTTAGACAATGCTTAAGCCAGGAG GATGGGGGGCCTCCACCATTTTCCTTGAAGGATTTTCTTAAAAGTCAATGA
- the LOC114392670 gene encoding glucose-induced degradation protein 8 homolog isoform X2, with the protein MDVDPCQYEQIAINEKDVNNIILSYLIHNCYKESSESFISCTGMKQPADHLENMEKRKRIFHHALEGNVLKAIELTGQLAQDILENNNDLLFDLLSLHFVDLVCSKEWAEALEFAQTKLSPFSVKEQKYMEKIEGFMSLLAYENPVECPMFHLIGLDYRQQVVDSLNQTILAHFNLPIHTAMERLIQQTSVVRQCLSQEDGGPPPFSLKDFLKSQ; encoded by the exons ATGGACGTTGATCCTTGCCAATACGAACAAATT GCTATAAATGAAAAAGATGTCAACAACATCATTCTGTCATACCTTATACATAATTGCTACAAAGAGTCATCAGAGTCATTCATTTCTTGCACTGGGATGAAGCAGCCTGCAGATCATTTGGAGAacatggaaaaaagaaaaa GAATCTTTCACCATGCATTGGAGGGAAATGTACTTAAGGCGATTGAGCTCACAGGGCAGCTGGCACAGGATATTCTGGAGAACAATAACGATTTGCTGTTTGATCTTCTAAGCCTTCATTTTGTAGACCTTGTCTGCTCTAAGGAATG GGCAGAAGCTTTGGAGTTTGCTCAGACCAAGTTGAGTCCTTTTAGTGTGAAGGAGCAGAAATATATGGAAAAAATAGAA GGTTTTATGTCCCTTCTTGCTTATGAGAATCCAGTGGAATGCCCAATGTTTCATCTGATTGGCTTAGACTATCGGCAACAAGTTGTGGATAGTTTGAATCAAACTATTCTCG CACACTTTAACCTTCCCATCCACACTGCCATGGAGCGGCTTATACAACAGACCTCAGTAGTTAGACAATGCTTAAGCCAGGAG GATGGGGGGCCTCCACCATTTTCCTTGAAGGATTTTCTTAAAAGTCAATGA